The proteins below come from a single Zea mays cultivar B73 chromosome 8, Zm-B73-REFERENCE-NAM-5.0, whole genome shotgun sequence genomic window:
- the LOC100273653 gene encoding PQ loop repeat family protein, whose protein sequence is MGVIGGTPPASCPTTRHCAEWARIYLKYCLCSQKEGAALALGLISVVSWGLAEVPQIMTNYRHKSTEGLSVAFLMTWIVGDLFNLAGCFLEPATLPTQFYMALLYTITTLILTGQTIYYSHIYHHLKLKNSRAASKPQKHQYRDASLREKLLGAKGSAASRNNESDTTVLIPSSPIPVNMKLVDQYHGSSSNADYYYMSARSLSRSPVPTAGIWSGSNRQSSRSPPQMNDQRGSLIGEIAPEHSAPSTVTKNALSVAPWMGLLLGTCLLHILIGNKHREMASGTVIPIGRRLLLFVDDHGNSSLSQSSGSEIGSFLGWAMAMIYMGGRLPQILLNMQRGHVEGLNPLMFTFALLGNSTYVGSILVNSLDWSKLRPNLPWLVESGGCVLLDSCIILQFLYFHYRKRREPSDEHDNADKA, encoded by the exons ATGGGTGTCATCGGAGGAACACCTCCTGCAAGCTGCCCAACAACCCGGCACTGCGCAGAATGGGCCCGAATCTACTTGAAGTACTGCTTGTGCAGCCAGAAGGAAGGCGCTGCTCTGGCACTTGGACTAATCAGTGTCGTAAGCTGGGGCCTCGCCGAGGTGCCACAGATAATGACAAATTACAGACACAAGTCAACAGAGGGGCTCTCTGTCGCCTTCCTTATGACCTGGATTGTTGG AGATTTGTTTAACCTTGCCGGTTGCTTCCTCGAACCTGCAACT CTGCCAACTCAGTTCTACATGGCACTG CTATATACCATCACAACTCTGATTCTTACTGGACAGACGATCTACTATAGCCACATCTACCATCATCTTAAACTAAAAAACTCCAGGGCAGCTAGCAAG CCTCAAAAGCATCAATACCGGGATGCTTCATTACGCGAAAAGCTTTTGGGTGCCAAGGGCAGTGCAGCATCAAGAAACAATGAATCAGATACTACAGTTCTTATTCCAAGCTCACCTATCCCTGTTAATATGAAATTGGTTGACCAATACCATGGAAGCAGCTCCAACGCTGACTACTACTACAT GTCAGCAAGGTCCTTGTCCAGGAGTCCAGTGCCAACTGCTGGTATATGGTCCGGCAGTAATCGTCAATCATCAAGAAGTCCTCCACAAATGAATGATCAAAGGGGATCTTTAATTGGTGAGATCGCTCCGGAACATTCTGCACCATCTACTGTTACAAAAAATGCCCTCTCAGTG GCACCATGGATGGGTCTTCTATTGGGTACGTGCCTCTTGCACATTTTGATTGGAAACAAACATAGGGAGATGGCAAGTGGCACTGTCATACCAATTGGAAGAAGGCTTTTACTGTTTGTG GATGATCATGGAAATTCATCGCTTAGCCAGAGCAGTGGAAGTGAAATTGGAAGCTTTCTTGGTTGGGCTATGGCAATGATTTATATGGGTGGGCGGCTTCCCCAGATTTTGTTAAAT ATGCAAAGAGGCCACGTTGAG GGGCTGAATCCATTGATGTTTACCTTTGCTTTACTGGGAAATTCAACATACGTAGGAAG TATACTTGTAAATAGCTTGGACTGGTCGAAACTTAGACCAaatctcccgtggcttgtagaatCGGGAGGATGTGTTTTGCTGGATTCTTGT ATTATTCTTCAGTTCCTTTATTTCCATTATCGGAAACGAAGGGAGCCTTCGGATGAGCACGACAACGCAGACAAAGCCTGA